A genomic region of Alkalispirochaeta americana contains the following coding sequences:
- a CDS encoding DNA-directed RNA polymerase subunit alpha, with translation MARKALLKGFKRPKNISFEPSGSTPDYGTFVAYPFERGYGTTVGNSLRRVLLSSIPGYAVTALRVTMYDSEGNQRMLSSEFEPIPGVQEDTPDIVNKLKRLQVALPDSMDQKVLFLEFSGPQTVTGASFSAEGVEISNPDLPIMTLMEDARFDMEIQIDLGRGYVPAEASEEYLDGVGTIAVDAMFSPVKRVKFSIDNARVGQRNDYDKLILDVWTDGTISPVDAVGEAAKIAKDYFDVFINFNEDEVGRDDDEDEDMKFVRQILSTPVEELELSVRASNCLKNANINTLGDLTQRTEDEIAKTRNFGKKSLQEIKEKLDEWDLGLGMTDYSALKENPIFLKKKEEQNEA, from the coding sequence ATGGCTCGAAAAGCTCTTCTCAAGGGTTTTAAACGGCCCAAAAATATATCGTTTGAACCCAGCGGATCGACTCCCGATTACGGCACCTTTGTAGCCTATCCCTTCGAAAGGGGATATGGGACGACCGTGGGGAACTCGCTTCGCCGGGTTCTCCTGAGTTCCATTCCGGGTTACGCAGTAACGGCTCTCCGGGTGACGATGTACGATTCCGAGGGAAACCAGCGGATGCTCTCCAGCGAGTTCGAGCCGATTCCGGGTGTTCAGGAAGATACTCCGGATATCGTGAACAAGTTGAAGCGGCTGCAGGTTGCTCTGCCCGATTCGATGGATCAGAAGGTTCTCTTTCTTGAGTTCTCCGGTCCTCAGACGGTAACAGGGGCGTCCTTTTCGGCAGAGGGTGTGGAAATCTCCAACCCCGATCTGCCCATCATGACCCTCATGGAAGATGCCCGGTTTGATATGGAGATCCAGATTGATCTTGGGCGAGGGTATGTACCTGCTGAGGCCAGTGAAGAGTACCTGGACGGAGTGGGGACGATCGCCGTGGACGCGATGTTTTCTCCGGTCAAGAGGGTGAAGTTTTCCATTGATAATGCCCGGGTGGGCCAGCGCAACGATTATGATAAGCTGATCCTGGATGTCTGGACCGACGGAACAATCTCTCCCGTTGATGCCGTGGGCGAAGCGGCGAAGATTGCGAAGGATTATTTTGACGTCTTCATTAACTTCAATGAAGATGAGGTAGGTCGGGACGATGACGAAGACGAGGACATGAAGTTTGTCCGCCAGATCCTGAGCACCCCCGTGGAAGAGCTGGAGCTCTCCGTTCGGGCCAGCAACTGCCTCAAGAACGCAAACATCAACACCCTGGGTGATCTGACACAGCGCACCGAGGACGAGATTGCGAAGACGCGGAACTTTGGGAAGAAGTCTCTTCAGGAGATTAAAGAGAAGTTGGACGAATGGGATCTTGGTTTGGGGATGACCGATTATTCGGCACTGAAAGAGAACCCTATATTCCTCAAAAAGAAGGAAGAGCAGAATGAAGCATAA
- the rplQ gene encoding 50S ribosomal protein L17 gives MKHKIGYNRLGRKTAHRKAMTRNMLTSFFRHERIKTTKAKALVVRRAAEKMITRSRVDSVHNRRMIARDIKDKAVLAKLFTDIAPRYLERPGGYTRILKLGPRHSDAAEMVILELVADEVEKKVEGKKKAAKKVAPVVEAQPEEAPAETVEAESGEDKAEATPAE, from the coding sequence ATGAAGCATAAGATCGGATATAATCGGTTGGGGCGCAAAACAGCCCATCGAAAGGCCATGACTCGGAATATGCTCACTTCGTTTTTTCGGCATGAGCGTATCAAAACCACGAAGGCAAAAGCTCTGGTGGTGCGGCGTGCAGCGGAAAAGATGATTACCCGTTCCCGGGTGGATAGTGTCCATAACCGGCGGATGATCGCCCGCGATATCAAAGACAAGGCTGTCTTGGCAAAACTCTTTACTGATATCGCCCCGCGCTACCTTGAGCGTCCCGGTGGATATACGAGGATTCTCAAGCTTGGCCCCCGGCACAGCGATGCGGCCGAAATGGTGATCCTTGAACTGGTCGCCGATGAGGTCGAAAAAAAGGTCGAGGGAAAGAAAAAGGCCGCCAAGAAAGTGGCCCCTGTGGTTGAGGCACAACCCGAGGAAGCACCCGCTGAGACTGTTGAGGCCGAGTCCGGAGAGGACAAAGCCGAGGCGACTCCGGCGGAATAA
- a CDS encoding amidase: protein MRDLYRPLDEGIVRRSLEDWKRLWHEDPSRWVKELRDRPARYDRALWRRAFRSWWNEIPREESDLPLQGVPVAVKDLFDVAGDVTGCSSRVLLEALSPGPARRDAPLVQRLREKGAFLAGRTQMNEFAYGLDGKNASQGDCPHPLDSNLIPGGSSSGSAWAVAAGIVPVALGSDTGGSIRVPAALCGLWGFRQGWKKEELQGVFPLAASFDTVGWFCAGPRDMQFLLKELLPSGDGSGKNEGPSPGAVRFFSYTPREVVLDETVRRAREDWEKNLSEGPSPVMVEALPDAWRIRLDAVMEHALDAYNVICSREAWLCHEPWLDLHRDYYDPLVWALIDRGRHWSETRVSRAREVISEVVQVVEEISAAGDGLLLPSVATPTPDGASLGQEYRETTLRLNMAGSLTGFPALAVPLHTGGIRSCGVHLLVPPGSEGVFQTVLDALAPRERRLRR, encoded by the coding sequence ATGCGTGATCTATACCGCCCCCTGGACGAAGGGATCGTCCGGCGATCTCTGGAAGACTGGAAGCGCCTGTGGCACGAAGACCCCTCCCGCTGGGTAAAGGAATTGCGGGACCGGCCAGCCCGATACGATCGGGCTCTTTGGCGGAGAGCTTTCCGGAGCTGGTGGAACGAAATCCCCCGGGAGGAGTCAGATCTTCCTCTTCAGGGAGTGCCTGTGGCTGTGAAGGACCTCTTCGATGTAGCAGGGGATGTGACGGGATGCAGTTCCCGGGTGCTTCTGGAAGCCCTCTCTCCCGGACCGGCCCGCAGAGATGCTCCCCTGGTGCAGCGTCTGCGGGAGAAGGGCGCCTTTCTGGCAGGACGGACCCAGATGAACGAGTTCGCCTACGGATTGGACGGAAAGAACGCATCCCAGGGTGACTGCCCTCATCCTCTGGACAGCAATCTCATCCCGGGGGGGTCTTCGAGCGGTTCGGCCTGGGCCGTTGCCGCCGGTATTGTGCCTGTAGCCCTGGGGAGTGATACGGGCGGCTCTATCCGGGTGCCTGCAGCACTGTGCGGTCTCTGGGGGTTCCGGCAGGGGTGGAAAAAAGAAGAGCTTCAGGGGGTGTTCCCCCTGGCTGCATCCTTTGACACGGTGGGGTGGTTCTGTGCCGGCCCTCGGGACATGCAGTTTCTTCTGAAAGAACTCCTTCCTTCGGGAGATGGTTCGGGAAAGAATGAAGGGCCTTCCCCCGGGGCTGTGCGCTTTTTCTCCTACACGCCCAGGGAAGTGGTTCTGGACGAGACAGTCCGCCGGGCCCGGGAGGACTGGGAAAAAAATCTCTCCGAGGGACCATCCCCGGTTATGGTGGAAGCTCTGCCGGATGCCTGGCGGATCAGACTTGATGCAGTCATGGAACATGCCCTGGACGCCTATAATGTGATCTGTTCCCGGGAAGCCTGGCTGTGCCATGAACCCTGGCTCGATCTCCATCGGGACTACTACGATCCCCTGGTCTGGGCGTTGATCGATCGAGGTCGTCACTGGAGCGAAACCCGCGTCTCCCGGGCCCGGGAAGTGATTTCAGAGGTTGTTCAGGTGGTGGAGGAGATTTCTGCTGCGGGAGACGGGCTCCTCCTTCCGTCGGTGGCCACGCCTACTCCCGATGGGGCATCGTTGGGGCAGGAATACCGGGAGACCACCTTGCGCCTTAATATGGCGGGATCTCTGACGGGCTTCCCGGCCCTGGCCGTCCCCCTCCATACGGGAGGAATCAGGAGCTGCGGGGTCCATCTTCTGGTTCCTCCGGGATCGGAAGGAGTGTTCCAGACCGTTCTGGACGCCCTGGCGCCTCGGGAGAGGAGACTCCGCAGGTAA
- a CDS encoding sensor histidine kinase gives MTAIQDGEGIRNLEKEKSAGFLLASGIPLIGMRPLPWFLRISSGGLFSHPPRNTPWVLCALFFSAWGIAMVAFQEFPAGFWQDVLLLGVLAGGLLVLLLLGYSPLLLGLAVFVLWLLAVYLSFSLPSPGAAPLLPLLGAATLLSVVRSSTRGVVLTVTMLGCFIFAAYPVVVTYNHSVAGLDLAGRVLLAGPALVLHLVARLSARIEQTLERERQKNLQLEKTVGVLSRANVGFQQYAQNLEVRSRDEERKRITRDLHDTIGYMISAITVMLDAALGFLHSSPERCAEVLQKARNHVDATHQETRTALHALHSLESATAFGVENIHEIAKSFGAATGVKVEVFFSNVAKTYGGVVDATMYRFVQEALVNAFRHGKAKNIQVALWHHPGELQVYVRDDGEGSSDLEEGIGFLGMRERLSQVQGQLAYETLKSGFRVTARIPVEPNPEAGKARKDAPEGTLKEEER, from the coding sequence ATGACAGCCATTCAGGATGGCGAGGGTATCAGAAACTTAGAGAAGGAAAAAAGCGCTGGTTTTCTTCTGGCATCAGGTATACCATTGATCGGCATGAGGCCCCTCCCCTGGTTTCTGCGAATTTCTTCCGGAGGATTGTTCTCTCACCCTCCACGGAATACTCCCTGGGTACTTTGCGCACTTTTTTTTTCTGCCTGGGGAATCGCCATGGTGGCCTTTCAGGAATTCCCTGCGGGGTTTTGGCAGGATGTCCTTCTTCTCGGAGTTCTTGCAGGAGGGCTGCTGGTGCTGCTCCTTCTGGGCTATTCTCCCCTCCTGCTTGGCCTGGCGGTCTTTGTCCTCTGGCTCCTGGCGGTGTATCTCAGCTTTTCTCTTCCTTCGCCGGGAGCGGCGCCCCTGTTGCCGCTTTTGGGGGCAGCAACGTTGCTCTCGGTGGTGCGAAGCAGCACAAGAGGCGTTGTTCTAACGGTAACGATGCTGGGCTGTTTCATCTTTGCGGCCTATCCTGTTGTGGTAACCTACAATCATAGCGTTGCAGGGCTTGATCTGGCCGGCCGGGTTTTGCTGGCCGGGCCTGCCCTGGTGTTACACCTTGTGGCAAGGCTCTCGGCACGGATAGAGCAGACCCTGGAGCGGGAGCGGCAAAAGAACCTTCAGCTGGAGAAGACCGTCGGAGTTCTGTCCAGGGCCAACGTGGGATTTCAGCAATACGCCCAGAATCTGGAGGTTCGTTCCCGCGATGAAGAGCGAAAGCGGATAACCCGGGACCTCCACGACACGATCGGGTACATGATCAGCGCGATCACCGTGATGCTGGATGCGGCCTTGGGGTTTTTGCACTCCTCCCCCGAGCGCTGCGCCGAGGTCCTGCAGAAAGCCCGGAATCATGTGGATGCAACCCACCAGGAGACACGGACCGCTCTCCATGCCCTGCATTCTCTGGAGAGCGCCACTGCCTTCGGGGTGGAAAATATCCATGAGATTGCCAAGTCCTTCGGGGCCGCCACGGGAGTGAAGGTCGAAGTCTTTTTCAGCAACGTTGCAAAAACCTACGGCGGAGTCGTGGATGCAACGATGTACCGTTTTGTCCAGGAGGCTCTGGTCAATGCCTTTCGTCACGGGAAGGCCAAAAATATTCAGGTGGCGCTCTGGCACCACCCGGGAGAGCTCCAGGTCTACGTCCGGGACGACGGGGAAGGTTCTTCCGACCTGGAAGAGGGAATCGGCTTTCTGGGAATGCGGGAGCGTCTTTCCCAGGTGCAGGGACAGCTTGCCTACGAGACCCTGAAAAGCGGGTTTCGCGTAACCGCACGCATACCGGTAGAGCCAAACCCGGAGGCCGGTAAAGCCAGGAAAGACGCCCCTGAGGGAACCCTGAAGGAGGAGGAACGATGA
- a CDS encoding response regulator transcription factor — MKIRVLLVDDQLLFVENLKLVLEANASDVVVAGIARDGLEAVRMAKELLPDVILMDVRMPKLDGVGAASRILEILPRVAIIMLTVFDEDDYVLEALEQGATGYLLKNTKPETLISSVRAAHEGAVLISPSVAQKLVASGGGARHGNAHSPAPWVKELSSRERAVLLLLAEHRSNSEMARELGISAATIRNYVSALYDKMGADDRFHALRMASENRVFLLDPEQISSHLS, encoded by the coding sequence ATGAAAATCCGTGTTCTGCTCGTGGACGATCAATTGCTCTTTGTGGAAAACCTGAAGCTGGTCCTGGAGGCAAACGCCTCCGATGTGGTTGTGGCAGGAATAGCCCGGGACGGCCTTGAGGCGGTTCGCATGGCGAAAGAACTCCTTCCCGATGTGATCCTCATGGACGTGCGCATGCCGAAACTTGATGGGGTTGGAGCTGCTTCCAGGATTCTTGAGATTCTCCCCCGGGTGGCGATCATTATGCTGACTGTTTTCGATGAAGACGATTACGTTCTGGAGGCGCTTGAGCAGGGGGCGACAGGGTATCTGCTTAAAAATACCAAGCCCGAAACGCTCATCTCCTCTGTCAGGGCTGCCCACGAGGGAGCCGTGCTGATTTCTCCCTCGGTTGCCCAAAAGCTGGTTGCCTCGGGGGGCGGGGCCCGGCACGGCAATGCCCACTCGCCGGCTCCCTGGGTGAAAGAGCTCTCCAGCAGGGAGCGGGCAGTGCTTCTCCTCCTGGCGGAACACCGCAGTAATTCCGAGATGGCCCGGGAACTGGGCATTTCCGCTGCCACCATTCGTAATTACGTAAGTGCTCTCTATGATAAGATGGGAGCCGACGACCGGTTTCACGCCCTGCGGATGGCTTCGGAGAACCGGGTCTTTCTTCTTGATCCCGAGCAAATTTCTTCACATCTATCCTGA